The DNA segment TATGAAACTTATTTttagaatatggcggagtgcttggcttgaagcactctggcacaggtcggcgtggtattgcactgcctctgggatcggcccggggcatattagcgcagCGCGTCTTTTCTGACACTCTTTGCTATCCTATCCTTTACccatcctactttcagcacgcggcagcaagcgtggctcggcttgagccagtgcaGGCCTGtgctccttccttttccttcttcctctcagaaacatcagtcagtcagtcaggcaCTCGAGAGAGGGTGCATGCGCTGAGGCAGCGGAAttaaattcgtttttgggggaaggaaatgccgcagtatcagtcccacatatcggcagacaactgaaccacgccgaaagggaagagaaaaagagacttagagaagaaagggagaaagaggtggcgtagtggagggccccggaataatttcgaccacctggggatctgtaacgcgcactgacatcgcacgcctcacgggcgcctttgcgtttcgcctccaccgatacGCGGCTGCCACGACATTatgatatttatttttattatgcgaagcatactagccgcacaaccgagctcttccttgctgcgccgcgcgcggccgcgtagctaccacttgacctacatcggcgcaccacgtgatatgacgtcacaacagctgtgaaaactggggctcaactcgtgcgctcgcttgcggacgcgcagcctccgccggcggcctaactcccgctcctaccgctaggagatactgacatCACGCAATTCTATAAAAGGCGACGccctcgttgagtcagttgagcagcgagatgtcggccagggagagggcggctcgccagaccgcaaagcgcaagttacaaagagccacggaaacgggagaagaacgagaagtacggcttgccaagcgacgtatgcttcacATCCTaagcttaaccataagctaagccaggccattttttttttacaagcggGAGGAAGTTACGTCGTTGAGACAGGCCGGAACACACCCGGAGCCGTGAACTGCAAAGACGCCGCCGTTGTCGTCTTTGGCGATATCAGAAGCGTTTCTTGAGGAGCCCTGGGAGGTGCGCGCAAAGCTAGCTTCACTCGCCTTGCGCGTCTCCGGACGATTGTGCCTTCTCAGAGTCGTCTTGCACGCGTCCCTCCGGCGGCTACTGTTCGACCACCTGCAAGGTGTTCGGAAAGCCACAGCCTGTATGCGTCtccgaggtaagacgaacgctgaccgtGCAGAGCGACCAGCAGTTTTGCGTTTAAGTCAGCCGCTAGCCCCGTGAAGTTTGCTGGCCGCTCTGGGTCTCCCCATATTTGCAGAGGGACACTTTAAACGGCCGTTCAGAACGGATTGTTAGAAGAGCGATCCAATCTCCTGAGCGCCCCTGTGCAAACCTGCAGTGACAACATGGCAGCGATAAGCATCGAGGGAGACGTTAACCATCATAGGCCACTCACTTCTGCCATGCAGGAAGAAGTGTCTGAAGCGTTGAAGTGGAGCCCGCCGGAGCAGGTTGTGGTCGAGGGCTTCTCCATGGCTCTCACTCGACGTGACATAGCCACGCTAATAGAAGGGAAACGGCTTAATGACAATATCGTGAAATTTTACCTGGCCATGATCGCGGAACGCTCCGAGAGGCGAGGCGGTCCGCCCGTGTACGCGTTCAGTTCATTTTTCTTCACCAAGCTCTATCGCTGTGGACCTGGCGGCGCGAAACGCTGGACGCAAGGCGCCGACCTCTTCTCTTACGATAATCTACTGGTGCCAGTGCGCTCTCAGGACGCCTCTCACTGGTGGCTCGCCGTGGTGGATTTCCGGACGCCCGAGATGGTCATCTACGATAGCCTGGGCCCGCGCCAGAAGTGTGCTGAAAGCATCGACGCATTGGCGCAGTACCTGGAAGAGGTGAGCCACTTGCCTGACTGCGACCTGGACTGGAGCGGCTGGCATTTTTGCCCACGTATAGTGCCGCTCCAGAAGAACACCAGCGACTCTGCTGTCTTTATGTGTCGCTACACCGAGTGCCTGACCCGGGAAGTACAGATTTTGTTCGAGCAGAAGCACATGCCGTTCTTCCGCAGGCGTATTTGTGTACGAGATTTTACACCGCAGGCTCCTTTCATGGTGAAGCCTACTTGCAACAACATGAGTCGGTTCAAGTGTCCGTGCATCCAGTATATGGCTTTTGGTTGGCTGTACGCATGTAGCTAAAGTGCGTTTTTTAATGTGATTTGGTGTAATTGTTCTTTTGGGATTCGCGGCCATTGTTGATTTTTTTATATTTACTGCCCCTGGGTATTCATTCCGTATATTTCAGCGCGTGTGTAACCGCTTGCCGGGGCACTAGCGTTCGTGCTTGTTGGTTTTTCATGTCGATAGTGTGCGATTAGTTTTGATTACTGCCGATTGTTGAATGTGCATTGGGTGATAGTAGAAAAGTTATTGGAAGAGACGGAAATGGTGGGGGCGAAGACGGTGCAGCGGAGGGCTCGgacataatttcgaccgcctggtgttcAACTTGCGCCGACACCGCACAACACGCGAATATTTTTCCATCGCCGTAGTAAATATCCGGTTCTCATTCTTGTAGATATTTCATTATTGTCTCTTTCCAGATTGCGTTCAGATTGTTTGTGCCTCTTGCTAATTCGTAATAATTTCTTCATTGATGTGCGACCGCTCTGATCAGTGTTCAGTTCCACGTTTTGCATACGTTTTCTGTGTTGACAGTGCGTATGTAAAGCTATTCGGATTGATTGTTAGATCTGTTATGCTGTGAATAATTGACTATTGTATTCTTCGCAATACTTATCCATTGACACTAAAATAAAGCTCCAGTTTGGTTAGAGATTGTGCGAAAATTCTTGGTCACACCTCGGAGTGTGCGCATATTCGAATGTGGACAAACCTCATCCGTCGTTGATGTTCGATTGCTTGCCAATGGCTGATAATATTCGCTTTTGTAGCTTATTTGTTTTGCAATCCGTTTTATACTTTATAGTTTCCATAATTCAATAATATTTTTTACAATTTTCATGTCGCCTGTCAGTACGGATGCTGCCAAGATTCCATCTTTTGGACACGCGAGGTTGTGCACTCAAGATGAGCTCTCCAGCTTTTGCTCACCAAAAACGGAGAACTGGTGGAAGTGACGCCATCCGCGGATAGTCGGCAGGCCGTCCGGCTTTGTTGGCTTGCTAAGTTCCatcccgcgctttggtgaacgaagGATGAGCGAAATGTTCTCCCGGTGCCGCTTGATTCCTCCAGTTCGGCTGTTCTTCGAGACGAACTTGCGGTATGCAGCACACCTCTAAGCTTCCTACACAGAATTTGTAATTCTATTAATATTTCTCTTTTGGTCACTTTATTTTCTGACCGTTTGTAAACTTTTTGCCCTTTACAGTTAGTTCACATCCACGCCGAGCTACAGCCACTTTCAGTGCTGTTTTATACCTGTTTTATACGGGCAGTCTAGCCGCGCTCCGCCGTTGTCACACAGCTTGCCACAGTTCTCGGTTACGGCCTCCAACGGCCCCTGGGTGCAACGAATGAAGCAACGCGGTGATCGGCGGAGCGAAGCTGGTATTTTTGCAAATGTCTTAGTTATTTACAATGCAGTGCATGTACAACGCCGAGTTCCGTCCGACGGCGCCGTCCGCTGGCAGCATTGGCTCCACCGCTGCGCCTCCCGCAAGCCGTCCGCATTATGTTGTTTCTAAGGCGCGCTAAAGGAAATCGGTGTGAAACCTGTGATGGTAAGCCGCTCCCCGCTTGCTATGCGCTGACTTTTCCTTGCTGCAAGGtagattttaataataataataattggttttatggaaaggaaaatggcgcagtatctgtctcatatatcgttggacacctgaaccgcgccgtaagggaagggataagggagggagtgaaagaagaaaggaagaaggaggtgccgtagtggagttctcaggaataatttcgaccacctggggtagaTTTTCGAAATGAAAATTTGCGTAAGTTAGCGCCGTATAATATCGATTTACTTGGCGCCCCCGGAAATGCACACTCGCATTCTGGGGTTGATTATGTTTGTTGTTTTAATTTTTGTGTAATAGCCAATCTGGACCacggagtgctgttcattgagaggtgtgcatcGCTTGTTACGTGTAGATGCTCGCTCGGCGCTCGTTGTGCTCACTATGAGTGGGAAGAGAAGACTACAGGGGATGCAACGAAAAAGGGAACGTCTTTGAAGACGCCGCAAAACCGCATAGTACAATGAaactttctcctcctcctcctgaaaaCCAAGTTTTTCTCTCTTGTTCTTTCTTTATGAACCTACTTCCTGTCTTCAACGTCGGATAGTTACGCCGGTACATACGCCCTTAAGCTGCCCATATTTCTGGTCTCGAGGCTGGTGGTACTTTATTTGCAACAGGCGCAGCTAGCACTCTTTCTGGTGGCATGGTTGTAATTACAGCGGTGACGAGAAGGGCTTCTCCGAGTAACGTAAAAACAGATATGAATTTTACTTTCGGTGGGCTGCAAGCCTCTGAGCAAAACAAGGAGCCGAAAACTATTAGCTAAATGTTACCAGTTTGGAATTAGTTAACCAGACGGCTAGTTAACTGGCTGAATTGTGTTCCATTGCAGCTCAGTGCTCACCCAAACTGTTCCGAGGAAAGCGCTCGTCTAATTAGAAAAAACCTTTTTACCTGCaaacatttattattgtgtaaaaagTTCGTGTATATtagctctccccctatcctctcttcctgtcttttcacctccttcatttcatttctacattctgcctgctatccatcatttccgctgccccagctcaggtgcatcagtatcgatggcagatgccggggcaagcaaaaatcttacccttccttttttattatcaagttaataaaccactactactaaaAAATGTATAAGGAAATCTGTTGCTGGCTGCGAAACTGTCCAATATCCTTTAAACGTCTGACAGAAACATACTAATTTTGTTGCCTGTATGGCGAGGTTTCCAACCACAGTGTAGAGAATTAGCTGCTGCGTATCCTCAAAAAAGGTCAGCACGCTGGGTTCGCTTGTGTTGGTCGGTAGCATGGGTCGGTAACCTTAGTAAGGCTCCTAAAGCGCAGAGATGTTTTCTGCCTGCCTCATGATCCGGTCATATTCAACATTTGCGAGTCGCCCGCCAATTAATGCTATCACGCTGATGGGAATGGAAGGCTTTGAAGCTTCaaggtttccagaatttttttctcttttacataTGTACTGGTGTATTTAATTTGTCGCAGTGCCTTGTAAATCTTTGACTTTCATGCAATTCGCTCCGCACATGTTCCTATTCAAGTGTACAGATTGGATTGACGGCAAATTTCCTTCTTATGTTTGTTCATGGTTTATGGATgtctaacgtctcaaagcgactcaggctatgagggacgtcgtagtgaattGCTCCGCAAAATACGGCCACCTGGAgtacattaacgtgcactgatatcgcacaatacATGGAAGTCTACAATTTCTCCCCCATCGggattcgaccgccacggccgggatcgaaaccgcgtctttcgggccagcagccaagcgccatccCCACTCAACCCCCGCGTGCTGCCCAGTTTTCGACAACATATTTCCGTGGCCTTTCATTCCCTCTGCTGTCTGTGTGGTGTACACAATAGTCGGA comes from the Amblyomma americanum isolate KBUSLIRL-KWMA chromosome 1, ASM5285725v1, whole genome shotgun sequence genome and includes:
- the LOC144116292 gene encoding sentrin-specific protease 1-like, which gives rise to MAAISIEGDVNHHRPLTSAMQEEVSEALKWSPPEQVVVEGFSMALTRRDIATLIEGKRLNDNIVKFYLAMIAERSERRGGPPVYAFSSFFFTKLYRCGPGGAKRWTQGADLFSYDNLLVPVRSQDASHWWLAVVDFRTPEMVIYDSLGPRQKCAESIDALAQYLEEVSHLPDCDLDWSGWHFCPRIVPLQKNTSDSAVFMCRYTECLTREVQILFEQKHMPFFRRRICVRDFTPQAPFMVKPTCNNMSRFKCPCIQYMAFGWLYACS